A region from the Cellvibrio sp. PSBB006 genome encodes:
- the prmB gene encoding 50S ribosomal protein L3 N(5)-glutamine methyltransferase, with protein MGQKHDVCSDLISIRDYIRWGASQFNAAGLFFGHGTDNAWDEALQLVLHALHLSLPLNPEVLDARLALAERKDVIALLRRRMDERIPAAYLTGTAWFAGLPFKVDERVLVPRSPIAELIEDQFAPWLLREPEYILDLCTGSGCIGIACAYVFPEAAVDLSDISVDALAVAQRNIDIHEVGHRVRTIESDLFNELAELRYDLIVSNPPYVDAEDLAEMPAEYRAEPALGLASGVDGLDFTRRLLREALDHLTEEGVLIVEVGNSCVALEEAFPELPFTWLEFRRGGHGVFLLTAAQLHEASAQGLL; from the coding sequence ATTGGACAAAAGCACGATGTCTGCAGTGATTTAATCAGCATACGCGACTACATCCGCTGGGGTGCCAGTCAATTCAATGCAGCAGGGCTATTCTTTGGCCATGGCACTGACAATGCCTGGGATGAAGCCTTGCAACTGGTGCTGCATGCCTTGCATCTGTCGTTGCCCTTGAACCCCGAGGTGCTTGATGCCCGCTTGGCCTTGGCCGAGCGTAAGGATGTTATTGCACTGCTGCGTCGGCGTATGGATGAACGTATTCCTGCCGCCTACCTCACTGGCACCGCCTGGTTTGCCGGTTTACCCTTTAAAGTTGACGAGCGCGTCCTGGTGCCACGGTCGCCTATCGCCGAGCTGATTGAGGATCAATTTGCGCCCTGGTTGCTGCGCGAACCTGAATATATCCTCGACCTTTGTACCGGCAGTGGCTGCATCGGGATTGCTTGTGCCTATGTCTTTCCCGAAGCCGCCGTGGATTTGAGCGATATCTCCGTGGATGCTTTGGCGGTGGCGCAACGTAATATCGATATCCATGAAGTCGGCCACCGCGTGCGTACGATCGAATCGGATTTGTTTAATGAATTGGCAGAGTTGCGCTACGACTTGATCGTCAGCAATCCGCCCTATGTGGATGCCGAAGACCTGGCCGAGATGCCGGCGGAATACCGAGCCGAGCCGGCATTGGGCTTGGCGTCCGGTGTGGATGGGCTCGACTTTACCCGCCGCCTGCTCCGGGAAGCGCTTGATCATTTAACAGAAGAGGGCGTATTGATCGTCGAGGTGGGCAACAGTTGTGTCGCGCTGGAAGAGGCTTTCCCCGAGTTGCCTTTCACCTGGCTGGAGTTCAGGCGTGGCGGCCACGGTGTGTTTCTGCTGACGGCCGCGCAATTGCATGAGGCGTCGGCGCAAGGGTTGCTTTAA
- the aroC gene encoding chorismate synthase, with amino-acid sequence MSGNSYGKLFTVTTFGESHGLALGCIVDGCPPGLELSEADIQIDLDRRKPGQSRYTTQRREADEVKILSGVFEGKTTGTPIGLIIENTDQRSKDYSNIKDQFRPAHADYTYMQKYGVRDYRGGGRSSARETAMRVAAGAIAKKYLKDVLGIEVRGYLSQLGPIKIETVDWDQIEQNPFFCPDASKVPEMEEFMKVLNKEGDSIGAKITVVATGVPPGLGEPIFDRLDAEIAHALMSINAVKGVEIGEGFGVVDQRGSKHRDEMTPEGFLSNNAGGILGGISSGQDIVANIALKPTSSLHIPGRSVDVHGNAVEVVTKGRHDPCVGIRATPIAEAMLALVLMDHLLRHRGQNGAVKHDVPVIPARVK; translated from the coding sequence ATGTCCGGTAACAGTTATGGCAAATTATTTACCGTCACCACCTTCGGCGAGAGCCATGGCCTGGCATTGGGCTGTATCGTAGACGGTTGCCCGCCGGGGCTCGAACTCAGCGAAGCGGATATTCAAATAGATCTGGACCGTCGTAAGCCCGGTCAATCCCGCTATACCACCCAGCGCCGCGAAGCGGATGAGGTGAAGATTCTCTCCGGTGTGTTTGAAGGCAAGACTACCGGTACACCCATCGGGTTGATCATTGAAAACACCGATCAGCGCTCCAAAGATTATTCCAATATCAAAGACCAGTTCCGGCCGGCCCATGCCGATTACACCTACATGCAAAAATACGGTGTGCGCGATTATCGCGGCGGCGGTCGCTCGTCTGCACGTGAGACGGCGATGCGTGTAGCGGCGGGCGCTATTGCAAAAAAATATTTGAAGGATGTATTGGGCATTGAAGTGCGCGGTTATCTTTCGCAGTTAGGTCCGATCAAAATTGAAACCGTGGATTGGGATCAGATTGAACAAAATCCTTTCTTTTGTCCTGATGCCAGTAAAGTGCCCGAGATGGAAGAGTTTATGAAAGTCCTCAATAAAGAGGGCGACTCCATCGGTGCCAAAATTACTGTGGTGGCGACGGGTGTTCCACCGGGTTTGGGCGAACCGATCTTTGATCGTCTCGATGCAGAAATTGCCCACGCGTTGATGAGCATCAATGCGGTCAAAGGTGTAGAAATTGGTGAAGGATTCGGTGTGGTGGATCAACGCGGCAGCAAGCACCGTGATGAGATGACGCCGGAAGGTTTTCTGTCCAATAACGCGGGCGGAATCCTCGGCGGCATTTCCTCGGGCCAGGATATTGTGGCGAACATTGCGCTCAAGCCCACCAGCAGTTTGCATATTCCCGGCCGCAGTGTGGATGTGCACGGCAATGCGGTGGAGGTGGTCACTAAAGGCCGCCATGATCCCTGTGTCGGTATTCGTGCGACGCCCATTGCCGAAGCGATGTTGGCGTTGGTGTTGATGGATCACCTGCTTCGTCATCGCGGTCAAAACGGTGCGGTCAAACACGATGTACCGGTAATTCCTGCGCGCGTTAAATAA
- a CDS encoding MFS transporter produces the protein MSDSLSPVTSPALPYWRLSSFYFFYFCVVGAMVPYWGVYLKSLGYSSRDVGIIGAIILATRIIAPNFWGWLADRTQKRLQIIRLGSFAACAFFAGVFVDQSFVWLVVVVSAYTFFWHAVLPQFEVITLSYLAKDHHRYGQIRLWGSVGFIAAVMLLGWLFDILSVRYLPVFIFTFLLLIGLSSISLKPIAPQVSNNKSGGFWRVVGQPTMLCFLLMSFLLQLSHGPYYTFYSLYLIDNHQYSSGVTGLLWALGVMAEVVVFIVMHHLLRHFSLRTLLLWVLLVTSIRWWLIAAFAEYWPMLVFAQLLHAGSFGVAHAVSIEMVRRYFGGAHQSQGQALYSSLSFGAGGALGALLGGILWDYSAELTFYLCGMCALLAFLIAYLGVFPKAHTVIESSDS, from the coding sequence ATGTCTGACTCCCTGTCACCTGTTACGTCGCCGGCGTTGCCCTACTGGCGATTATCCAGTTTCTATTTTTTTTATTTCTGCGTCGTTGGTGCGATGGTTCCCTATTGGGGCGTGTATCTGAAATCCCTGGGATACAGTTCGCGCGATGTCGGCATTATCGGTGCGATCATCCTGGCTACGCGCATTATTGCTCCCAACTTTTGGGGCTGGTTGGCAGACCGAACGCAAAAGCGTTTGCAGATTATTCGCCTCGGTAGTTTTGCTGCCTGTGCATTCTTTGCCGGTGTTTTTGTCGATCAGTCATTTGTGTGGTTGGTCGTGGTGGTGAGTGCTTATACGTTTTTCTGGCATGCCGTATTGCCACAATTTGAAGTGATCACACTGAGCTATCTCGCAAAAGACCACCATCGCTATGGGCAAATTCGCTTATGGGGGTCCGTGGGTTTTATTGCGGCAGTGATGTTGTTAGGTTGGCTATTCGATATATTGTCGGTCCGCTACTTGCCGGTATTTATCTTTACCTTTTTGTTGTTGATCGGCTTGTCCAGCATCAGTTTGAAACCGATAGCGCCACAGGTATCGAATAATAAATCTGGTGGTTTTTGGCGAGTTGTCGGTCAGCCGACGATGCTATGTTTTTTATTGATGAGTTTTTTGTTGCAGCTCAGTCATGGGCCTTACTACACTTTCTATAGTCTGTATCTGATTGATAACCACCAGTACAGCAGTGGTGTTACCGGGTTGTTATGGGCCCTGGGTGTGATGGCTGAGGTAGTGGTGTTCATCGTGATGCACCACTTGCTGCGACATTTTTCGTTGCGCACCTTACTGTTGTGGGTGTTGTTAGTGACGAGTATTCGCTGGTGGTTGATTGCCGCCTTTGCAGAATATTGGCCGATGCTGGTCTTTGCCCAGCTGTTGCACGCGGGTAGCTTTGGTGTGGCTCATGCAGTATCTATCGAAATGGTGCGGCGTTATTTTGGTGGTGCTCACCAAAGCCAGGGGCAGGCCTTGTACAGCTCCCTTAGCTTTGGTGCCGGAGGCGCTCTGGGTGCATTGTTGGGCGGCATCTTGTGGGATTATAGTGCCGAGCTGACGTTTTATCTGTGTGGCATGTGTGCTTTGTTGGCTTTTTTGATTGCATATTTGGGCGTCTTCCCCAAAGCGCATACGGTTATCGAATCATCTGACTCTTGA
- a CDS encoding amidohydrolase, whose protein sequence is MNDLRIALIQHEILPNNPQHNLDVFAQEIKLASGCDLVILPEVFTTGFCAGARNYAEAVDGRAYEWMARQANALGAVITGSLVVKDGENYFNRMVWMRPDGSHTHYDKRHLFRMAGEHTRYASGNKRVVVEVKGWRVLSLVCYDLRFPVWSRNRGDYDLAIYVANWPSARELHWNRLLQARAIENLSYVAGVNRIGVDEKQQHYGGDSSVYGPDGIELLQAKTANGCFIVQLSAQRLQEYRTVFPAHMDADNFELRD, encoded by the coding sequence GTGAATGATTTGCGTATTGCATTAATTCAACACGAAATATTGCCCAATAATCCGCAACATAATCTGGATGTGTTTGCGCAAGAAATCAAACTTGCCAGCGGTTGTGATCTGGTGATTTTGCCGGAGGTTTTTACTACAGGTTTTTGTGCTGGTGCGCGCAACTATGCCGAAGCGGTCGATGGGCGAGCATACGAATGGATGGCGCGACAAGCGAACGCGCTGGGTGCAGTCATAACCGGAAGTCTGGTTGTTAAGGACGGTGAAAATTATTTTAATCGGATGGTCTGGATGCGCCCTGATGGTAGCCATACTCATTATGATAAACGCCATTTGTTTCGCATGGCTGGTGAACACACTCGCTACGCCAGTGGAAATAAACGCGTGGTGGTTGAAGTCAAGGGTTGGCGAGTTTTATCGCTTGTGTGTTATGACCTGCGCTTTCCGGTGTGGTCGCGTAACCGTGGTGACTATGATCTGGCGATTTATGTTGCCAACTGGCCGAGTGCGCGGGAATTGCATTGGAATCGATTATTGCAGGCGCGAGCTATCGAAAATTTAAGTTACGTCGCGGGTGTGAATCGTATTGGTGTCGATGAAAAACAACAGCATTATGGTGGTGACTCGTCAGTCTATGGTCCTGATGGTATTGAGTTACTTCAGGCAAAAACAGCTAACGGCTGTTTTATTGTGCAGTTGAGCGCGCAGCGATTGCAGGAGTATCGCACAGTATTTCCGGCGCATATGGATGCGGATAATTTTGAGTTGCGCGATTGA
- a CDS encoding TIGR04219 family outer membrane beta-barrel protein — translation MKKLTLATTLALLSPFAAADTILGVYAGAGQWQGEYSGNAGDPSIDVKSLGMDEEDNNYYYIALEHPVPIIPNIKLQKMDITSEQTATIDQTFTIDGTTFVAGTEVASDFDLSHMDIVLYYELLDNWVNLDVGLNIRKFDGHVTAVSEFTAESVELDEAIPMIYAKAQFDLPLTGFSVGLEGNAINYEDNRLTDYSAKLQYMFDSALDIGLEVGYREMSLEVDEDVTADIQLKGPYAALLFHF, via the coding sequence ATGAAAAAACTGACTCTTGCCACAACCCTGGCGCTTCTCTCTCCTTTCGCAGCAGCCGATACTATTCTCGGTGTGTATGCGGGAGCTGGCCAATGGCAGGGAGAATACAGCGGTAACGCTGGCGACCCGAGCATTGATGTGAAATCCCTGGGCATGGATGAAGAAGACAACAACTACTATTACATTGCGCTAGAGCATCCGGTACCGATTATTCCGAACATCAAGCTGCAAAAAATGGATATTACCAGCGAACAAACCGCAACCATTGATCAAACTTTCACCATTGATGGCACTACCTTCGTCGCCGGCACTGAAGTCGCCTCTGACTTCGATCTCAGCCATATGGATATCGTGCTTTACTATGAATTGCTCGACAATTGGGTGAACCTGGACGTTGGTTTGAATATTCGTAAATTCGATGGTCACGTGACCGCCGTGAGCGAATTTACAGCTGAATCAGTGGAACTGGATGAAGCCATCCCGATGATTTATGCAAAAGCGCAATTCGATTTACCCCTGACCGGATTTTCTGTAGGCCTTGAAGGCAACGCGATCAATTATGAAGACAATCGCCTGACCGACTACAGCGCCAAATTGCAGTATATGTTTGATTCAGCATTGGATATCGGCCTGGAAGTTGGCTACCGTGAAATGTCATTGGAAGTTGATGAGGATGTAACGGCCGATATACAACTTAAGGGCCCTTACGCTGCACTGCTGTTCCACTTTTAA
- a CDS encoding LysR family transcriptional regulator yields MDTQHLQAFLAIAETGSFSAAALRLHLTQPAVSKRIAILEEQLHTTLFDRIGRQVSLTQAGLSLLPTARNILQEVAAAQRAIADLKGDVRGQLSIATSHHIGLHRLPPYLRDYSRSYPEVKLDLHFLDSEQAFQEIIQGRFDLAIITLAEEMDSRIAADVIWRDQLRFVAAPAHPLAKAKTLTLKDLTPYQAIMPDMNTYTTRLIRTVFDRQQQVLDITMVTNHLDTIKMMVAIGLGWGVLPETMIDEELQILPVQHPPLTRPLGCISHRQRSLNNAARAFLELLKRDGLHSV; encoded by the coding sequence ATGGATACCCAACACCTACAGGCTTTTCTTGCCATTGCCGAAACCGGTTCGTTTTCTGCGGCCGCATTGCGCCTGCACCTAACGCAACCAGCGGTGAGCAAACGCATTGCTATTCTTGAAGAACAACTCCATACCACTCTGTTTGATCGCATCGGGCGCCAGGTGTCACTGACCCAGGCGGGATTGTCGCTACTGCCAACTGCGCGAAATATTCTCCAGGAGGTGGCCGCCGCCCAACGTGCCATTGCGGACTTGAAAGGCGATGTTCGCGGTCAATTAAGCATCGCGACAAGCCACCACATTGGCCTCCACCGTTTGCCGCCCTATCTACGTGATTACTCACGCAGCTACCCCGAGGTAAAACTGGACCTGCATTTTCTCGATTCTGAACAAGCTTTTCAGGAAATTATCCAAGGGCGCTTTGACTTGGCCATCATCACACTCGCCGAAGAAATGGATTCGCGCATTGCCGCCGATGTGATCTGGCGGGATCAGCTGCGTTTTGTTGCAGCACCGGCGCATCCGCTAGCCAAAGCAAAGACCTTAACATTGAAGGATTTGACGCCGTATCAAGCCATCATGCCGGATATGAATACCTACACCACACGTCTGATTCGAACCGTGTTTGATCGGCAGCAGCAAGTGCTGGATATCACCATGGTGACTAATCACCTCGACACCATCAAGATGATGGTGGCTATTGGATTGGGCTGGGGCGTTTTGCCGGAAACGATGATCGACGAAGAGCTGCAAATATTACCGGTACAACACCCGCCACTGACACGCCCTTTGGGCTGTATTTCCCACCGCCAACGCAGCCTGAATAATGCGGCGCGCGCATTTCTTGAACTGCTTAAGCGCGATGGATTACATAGTGTTTAA
- the leuC gene encoding 3-isopropylmalate dehydratase large subunit, whose amino-acid sequence MAAKTLYDKLWDAHLVQQRDDGSALIYIDRHIVHEVTSPQAFEGLRMAGRKPWRIDSILATPDHNVPTTQKERAFGVKGIQDPVSLIQVQTLDDNCDEFGIVEFKINDSRQGIVHVIGPETGACLPGMTIVCGDSHTATNGALGALAHGIGTSEVEHVMATQCLVAKKMKNMLITVDGKLGAGVTPKDVVLAIIAKIGTAGGNGHAMEFAGQVFRDMSMEGRMTVCNMAIEAGARAGMVAVDQTTIDYVKGRTYAPTGDLWDKAVAAWRDFRSDDGAHFDTVVELRGDDIKPQVSWGTSPEMVVAVDEKVPDPASESDPVKREGMLRALQYMGLQANQPMTSIYVDRVFIGSCTNSRIEDIRAAAAVVKGRNKAASVKEAIVVPGSGTVKAQAEAEGLHHIFIEAGLEWREPGCSMCLAMNADKLGAGEHCASTSNRNFEGRQGYGGRTHLVSPAMAAAAAIAGHFVDVREWGNA is encoded by the coding sequence ATGGCCGCAAAAACTCTTTATGACAAGCTCTGGGATGCCCACCTTGTCCAGCAACGCGATGACGGTTCGGCATTGATTTATATCGACCGCCATATCGTTCATGAAGTGACGTCACCCCAGGCATTCGAGGGACTGCGTATGGCCGGGCGCAAACCCTGGCGTATTGATTCCATCCTCGCAACGCCTGACCATAATGTGCCAACCACACAGAAAGAGCGCGCGTTCGGCGTGAAAGGTATTCAGGACCCGGTGTCCCTTATTCAGGTGCAAACCCTGGACGACAACTGCGATGAATTCGGCATTGTAGAGTTTAAGATCAATGACAGCCGCCAAGGCATTGTGCATGTGATCGGCCCGGAAACCGGCGCCTGCTTGCCGGGGATGACTATTGTTTGCGGCGATTCCCACACGGCCACCAATGGCGCCCTCGGCGCTTTGGCTCATGGTATTGGCACCAGCGAAGTTGAACATGTGATGGCGACTCAATGTCTCGTCGCCAAAAAAATGAAAAACATGTTGATCACGGTCGATGGAAAATTGGGGGCTGGTGTTACGCCCAAAGATGTGGTCTTGGCAATTATCGCCAAAATCGGAACTGCCGGTGGCAACGGCCACGCGATGGAATTTGCCGGTCAGGTGTTTCGCGATATGAGCATGGAAGGGCGCATGACGGTATGCAACATGGCCATCGAAGCAGGTGCTCGCGCCGGTATGGTGGCGGTAGACCAAACCACGATTGATTATGTAAAAGGCCGGACCTACGCCCCCACGGGTGATTTGTGGGACAAGGCTGTTGCTGCCTGGCGTGACTTTAGAAGCGATGACGGCGCGCATTTCGATACAGTTGTTGAATTGCGTGGAGATGACATCAAACCTCAGGTCAGTTGGGGTACATCTCCGGAGATGGTGGTTGCGGTGGATGAGAAGGTTCCCGATCCCGCTAGCGAGTCCGATCCGGTGAAGCGCGAAGGTATGTTGCGTGCGTTGCAATATATGGGCTTACAAGCAAATCAACCGATGACATCCATCTATGTTGATCGTGTGTTTATCGGTTCTTGCACCAACTCTCGCATCGAAGATATCCGCGCTGCTGCGGCTGTAGTCAAAGGGCGTAACAAAGCTGCGAGTGTTAAGGAAGCTATTGTTGTGCCAGGTTCCGGTACGGTGAAAGCTCAAGCTGAGGCGGAAGGCTTGCATCATATTTTTATTGAGGCGGGTCTCGAATGGCGCGAGCCCGGGTGCTCCATGTGTCTGGCGATGAACGCTGATAAGTTGGGGGCTGGTGAACATTGCGCATCGACGTCCAATCGCAATTTTGAAGGGCGGCAGGGTTATGGTGGGCGCACGCATCTGGTGAGTCCGGCAATGGCCGCAGCGGCAGCCATTGCCGGTCATTTCGTCGATGTACGCGAATGGGGGAACGCATAA
- the leuD gene encoding 3-isopropylmalate dehydratase small subunit: protein MKSFTVITGIAAPMDRANVDTDMIIPKQFLKSIKRTGFGKNLFDELRYLDEGKPDQECTGRPLNKEFPLNFPRYQGATILLSRENFGCGSSREHAPWALDDYGFRSVIAPSFADIFYNNCFKNGLLPIVLSDEIVDQLFKEMYAAEGYQLTIDLAAQTVQTPSGETFAFDVDEFRKHCLLNGLDDIGLTLEHADAIRAYETKRRAEAPWLFDAVK, encoded by the coding sequence ATGAAAAGTTTTACAGTAATTACCGGTATCGCGGCGCCGATGGACCGCGCGAATGTCGACACGGACATGATCATCCCGAAGCAGTTTTTGAAGTCCATCAAACGCACGGGTTTCGGCAAAAACTTATTTGATGAGTTACGTTATCTGGACGAGGGAAAGCCGGACCAGGAATGTACGGGCCGTCCCTTGAATAAAGAGTTTCCGTTAAATTTCCCCCGCTATCAAGGTGCAACAATCTTATTATCGCGTGAAAATTTTGGCTGCGGTTCCAGCCGTGAGCATGCTCCTTGGGCATTGGATGACTACGGCTTTCGCAGCGTGATTGCGCCAAGCTTTGCGGATATTTTTTATAACAACTGCTTTAAAAATGGCTTGTTGCCGATTGTGTTAAGCGATGAAATTGTCGATCAATTATTTAAGGAAATGTATGCAGCGGAAGGTTACCAGTTAACCATTGATCTTGCTGCGCAGACCGTGCAAACCCCATCAGGAGAAACGTTTGCGTTTGACGTTGATGAGTTCCGCAAACATTGCTTATTAAATGGCCTGGATGACATCGGTTTGACGCTCGAACATGCTGATGCCATTCGTGCCTATGAAACAAAGCGACGGGCAGAGGCGCCTTGGCTGTTTGATGCAGTTAAATAA
- the leuB gene encoding 3-isopropylmalate dehydrogenase: MGKHILILEGDGIGPEIVAEARKVMDCVNAKYKLGLTFENELMGGCAIDVHGVPLADSTLDRARQADAILLGAVGGPKWDKLDRAIRPEKGLLKIRSQLGLYANLRPALLYPQLVDASSLKPEVVSGLDILIVRELAGGIYFGEPRGIRVLENGEREGYNTYKYSESEILRIGRTAFEMARKRNRKVCSVDKANVLEATMLWREVMDSLAPEYPDVELSHMYVDNAAMQLVRAPKQFDVIVTGNMFGDILSDAAAMLTGSIGMLPSASLDKDGRGMYEPCHGSAPDIAGQGIANPLATILSVSMMLRYSLSMPEVADAIEVAVGQVLDDGLRTADIYTEGKTRVSTAQMGDAVVAALSR; the protein is encoded by the coding sequence TTGGGTAAGCATATTTTAATACTTGAGGGTGATGGCATTGGTCCGGAGATTGTTGCCGAGGCGCGCAAGGTAATGGACTGTGTTAACGCCAAATACAAGCTGGGCCTGACATTTGAAAATGAACTGATGGGTGGCTGTGCTATTGATGTTCACGGCGTTCCGCTGGCCGACTCAACACTGGATAGAGCGCGTCAGGCGGATGCAATATTGCTGGGTGCAGTCGGTGGCCCCAAATGGGACAAGCTTGATCGCGCTATCCGTCCCGAGAAAGGGTTGCTGAAGATTCGCTCGCAATTAGGCTTGTATGCCAACCTGCGTCCCGCGCTGCTTTATCCACAATTGGTTGATGCATCCTCGCTGAAACCTGAAGTGGTATCAGGATTGGATATTTTGATTGTGCGTGAGCTGGCGGGCGGTATTTACTTCGGTGAGCCGCGCGGTATTCGCGTATTGGAAAATGGCGAGCGCGAGGGTTATAACACCTATAAATATTCGGAAAGTGAAATCCTGCGTATCGGGAGAACAGCATTCGAGATGGCGCGCAAGCGTAATCGCAAGGTCTGTTCGGTAGACAAGGCCAATGTGTTGGAAGCTACCATGCTCTGGCGTGAAGTCATGGACTCTTTGGCACCGGAATATCCCGATGTTGAGCTGTCGCACATGTATGTCGACAATGCAGCTATGCAACTGGTGCGTGCACCCAAACAATTCGACGTCATCGTCACTGGAAACATGTTTGGTGACATTCTGTCCGACGCGGCGGCGATGCTCACCGGCTCCATAGGTATGTTACCATCGGCCTCACTGGATAAAGACGGTCGCGGTATGTATGAACCTTGCCATGGTTCTGCGCCGGATATTGCCGGGCAGGGGATTGCTAATCCCTTGGCAACTATTCTGTCGGTATCCATGATGCTGCGCTATTCGTTATCAATGCCGGAAGTGGCGGATGCTATAGAGGTTGCCGTAGGGCAGGTGCTCGATGACGGTCTGCGTACGGCGGATATCTATACGGAGGGTAAAACCCGTGTGTCTACGGCGCAGATGGGTGATGCGGTCGTTGCGGCATTAAGTCGCTAA
- the asd gene encoding aspartate-semialdehyde dehydrogenase, with amino-acid sequence MRVGFVGWRGMVGSVLMDRMQAENDFADIEPIFFTTSNVGGAAPAVASGLPALKDAFSIADLKQLDVIITCQGGDYTNDVFPKLRSEGWNGYWIDAASSLRMDKDSLIVLDPVNLDVIKNGIAKGVKNYIGGNCTVSLMLMGLGGLFRAGLVDWVSSMTYQAASGAGAQNMRELISQMGTIHASVADKLADPASAILEIDRQVAETMRSADFPRDNFGHPLAGSLLPYIDKQLESRQSKEEWKGQVETNKILGRSENPIPVDGLCVRIGAMRCHSQALTIKLNKDVPVADIEAMLAEANQWAKVVPNERDASLRDLTPTAVTGTLSIPVGRLRKMNMGPQYLSAFTVGDQLLWGAAEPLRRMLRILKEA; translated from the coding sequence ATGAGAGTAGGTTTTGTAGGTTGGCGTGGCATGGTGGGGTCTGTGTTAATGGATCGCATGCAAGCGGAAAATGATTTTGCTGATATCGAGCCGATTTTTTTCACCACATCCAATGTGGGTGGTGCAGCGCCGGCAGTGGCCAGTGGCCTGCCAGCGCTCAAGGATGCTTTTTCTATTGCTGACCTGAAACAACTGGACGTTATCATCACCTGCCAGGGGGGCGATTACACTAATGATGTATTTCCCAAGCTGCGCAGTGAAGGTTGGAACGGGTATTGGATTGATGCTGCATCCAGCCTTCGTATGGATAAGGATTCTCTGATTGTCCTCGATCCGGTAAACCTGGATGTCATCAAGAATGGTATCGCCAAGGGCGTTAAGAATTACATCGGTGGAAACTGTACTGTCAGTCTTATGTTAATGGGCTTGGGTGGTTTGTTTCGCGCTGGCTTGGTGGATTGGGTTTCTTCGATGACTTACCAGGCGGCTTCAGGTGCGGGTGCGCAAAATATGCGAGAGCTGATCAGCCAGATGGGCACTATCCATGCTTCGGTCGCTGATAAATTGGCCGATCCGGCTTCGGCAATTCTGGAGATAGATCGTCAGGTGGCTGAAACCATGCGTAGCGCTGACTTTCCTCGTGATAACTTCGGGCACCCATTGGCTGGCAGCCTTTTGCCCTACATCGATAAGCAATTGGAAAGCCGCCAAAGCAAAGAAGAATGGAAAGGGCAGGTCGAGACTAACAAGATTTTGGGTCGTAGTGAAAACCCCATTCCGGTGGATGGTCTCTGCGTTCGTATTGGTGCAATGCGTTGCCACAGTCAAGCATTGACGATCAAGCTAAACAAAGATGTTCCAGTTGCTGATATCGAAGCGATGCTGGCAGAAGCGAATCAATGGGCTAAAGTTGTACCAAACGAGCGCGATGCGAGTTTGCGTGATCTGACTCCGACAGCCGTAACCGGCACATTGTCAATACCGGTAGGGCGCTTGCGCAAGATGAATATGGGGCCGCAGTATCTGTCAGCTTTTACCGTCGGGGATCAACTGTTGTGGGGCGCAGCAGAACCTTTGCGCCGGATGTTGCGCATACTTAAGGAAGCCTGA